A single genomic interval of Deltaproteobacteria bacterium harbors:
- a CDS encoding HAMP domain-containing protein, with product MRRKIIIAISTFLILSGFIWSLAYYKHLVLNQKLQILEKKDNLFNTILEARRYEKNYFLYLGPENLQDALSYARKSEQKLNGIIGDYGRFTLATNLQENLDDLRKYENALSSLLELHQERGSPEVEQNLIEDYSRHQHIIRALGKKITEDMEAILSQERRYVNRLFGESRIYQFLTLLGVFVLSIFAVLFFVFSVNRPLKTIEDAIHKIAVGDYTNMPPISTGDEFESLVNSLNNMINELNRRSEQLVQTKKLASLGTLTSGVAHELNNPLNNISTSVQILLEELEEDNLEYKRELLIETEKQVERTRDIVKALLEFSRERSFHLKQLRFKILVDSTLKLIKGEVPANVELRVDVPEDIRVNLDPRRIQQVLVNLILNGIQAMEHGGILSIRAAKGKDKAEFYFQVSDTGSGIQAENLSKIFDPFFTTKEVGKGTGLGLSISHSIVGQHGGRIEVESEIDRGTTFTVFLPTDHDILESSETDED from the coding sequence ATGAGAAGAAAGATCATCATCGCCATTTCAACGTTCCTTATCCTGAGCGGATTCATATGGTCTTTGGCCTACTACAAGCATCTCGTATTGAATCAGAAGCTCCAGATCCTGGAGAAGAAAGACAACCTGTTCAATACCATCCTCGAGGCCCGCAGGTACGAGAAGAATTACTTCTTATATCTGGGCCCCGAAAACCTGCAAGACGCCTTGTCCTACGCGCGCAAGTCGGAGCAAAAACTAAACGGGATCATTGGGGATTACGGCCGCTTCACACTGGCCACGAATCTCCAGGAAAATTTGGACGACCTCCGGAAATATGAAAACGCCTTATCTTCTCTGCTCGAACTTCATCAGGAAAGAGGATCTCCGGAGGTCGAGCAGAATCTGATCGAGGACTATTCACGACACCAGCACATCATCCGGGCGCTCGGCAAGAAGATTACGGAGGATATGGAGGCGATCCTCTCCCAGGAACGACGGTATGTAAACCGCCTCTTCGGGGAGTCCAGAATCTATCAATTTCTGACCTTGTTGGGGGTCTTTGTTCTATCCATCTTTGCGGTTCTCTTCTTTGTCTTTAGTGTCAATCGACCCCTAAAGACCATTGAGGACGCCATTCACAAAATCGCGGTGGGTGACTACACAAACATGCCTCCAATATCCACCGGAGACGAATTTGAATCCTTGGTAAACAGTTTGAACAACATGATCAATGAACTGAACAGGCGAAGCGAACAGCTCGTACAGACGAAAAAATTGGCCTCCTTGGGAACCCTGACCTCGGGCGTGGCCCATGAATTGAACAACCCGCTGAACAATATTTCCACCTCCGTTCAGATTCTGCTCGAAGAATTGGAAGAAGATAACCTGGAATACAAGCGGGAACTGCTGATTGAAACAGAGAAACAGGTGGAGAGAACGAGAGATATAGTGAAAGCCCTTCTCGAATTTTCCAGGGAAAGATCTTTTCACCTCAAGCAGCTTCGTTTCAAGATCTTGGTGGACAGCACCCTGAAACTGATCAAGGGAGAAGTGCCGGCCAACGTGGAACTCAGGGTTGATGTACCGGAAGATATTCGGGTAAACTTGGATCCTCGCCGCATTCAACAGGTGTTGGTCAATCTGATACTCAATGGGATCCAGGCCATGGAACATGGAGGGATCCTCAGCATCCGGGCTGCCAAGGGAAAAGACAAAGCGGAATTCTATTTCCAGGTCAGTGACACCGGTAGCGGGATACAGGCTGAAAATCTCTCAAAGATTTTCGATCCGTTCTTCACCACCAAAGAAGTAGGCAAAGGCACCGGATTAGGCCTCTCGATCAGCCATTCTATTGTTGGACAACATGGAGGCCGAATCGAAGTTGAAAGTGAAATCGATAGAGGCACCACATTTACCGTCTTCTTGCCGACCGACCACGACATCCTGGAGAGCAGCGAAACGGATGAAGATTGA